In Ignatzschineria sp. RMDPL8A, the sequence CGTTCAACCCTAATGGAAGATAGTAAAAATGAGTGATCTACAACATTATCCAAAAATTGCCGTACTCGGCGCAGGCTCATGGGGAACAGCCCTTGCAATGCACACAGCGCTTGAATTCCCCACCATGCTTTGGAGTCACGATGAAGCGCACGCTAAAACCATGATTGAGGAGCGCGCCAACCATCACTATCTTCCTAATATTGCGTTTCCGCCCCTCTTACAGGCCTCAAGCTCATTTGAAGAGACGGTGCTCGATGCGGATCTTATCTTATTAGCGATTCCCTCTACGGCCTTTACCGAGACGCTCAAACGTTTACAGGCGCTTCATTTAGACTCGCTTCCCCCTGTTTTATGCGCCACAAAAGGGATCGACCATGATACCAATGGTTTTTTAAGCGCTACCTTTGCACACCACTTCCCGAATGCTGAATATGCCGTGCTTTCGGGCCCAAGCTTTGCCAAAGAAGTGGCGCTCAAACACCCGACCGCAATTGCAATTGCGAGCGATTCAGAAGCGACAATCGACTTTTTTATTCCCTATTTCCATCACAATACTTTAAGAGTCTATGGTAATAGCGATATTAAAGGCGTTCAGCTCGCTGGAGCGTACAAAAACGTCATTGCGATTGCCACCGGTATTTCAGATGGGCTTGGATTTGGTGCAAATGCGCGCGCGGCTCTCATTACTCGCGGGCTTGCGGAGATGTCACGCCTTGGTGTAGCGCTCGGAGGCGATCTGATTACCTTTATGGGGCTAGCTGGCATGGGGGATCTGGTTCTCACCGCGACGGACAATCAATCCCGTAACCGCCGTTTTGGTCTACTTTTAGGGGAAGGCATCACCGCGGAAGAGGCATTTATTAAGATTGGGCAAGTGGTCGAAGGTACCAATATTGTGAAAAATATTTACGCCCTTGGGAAAGAGTATGGCATTGATCTACCGATCGTCAATCAGGTCTACAATATTTTGCATAAAAACGTCCTCCCGATGACCTCCCTAAAAGAGCTGCTTGCCCGCGAACAAAAATCTGAGTAGTCTGATCAGCCGCTTTTACCCCAATATGAGGATGCGTAAAGAGGCTGTCGATTCACCGAAAAGAGCGTATAATAATCCTTTTGTTCTTTGATAGTTAAATCATTTATGCGAAACCAGTTGACCATTATCGGTAAAATCATGGGGATTTTTATCAGTAGTTTTAGTTTTACCTACTTGATTCCAGTCCTCATCTCACTTATTTACCGTGACCATCAAGCGCGCTATTTTTTAATCACGTTTGCGATTACGCTCATCTTGGGTTTAAGCCTCTATCTGCCCTTTCGTAAGGCGAAAGCGCGCCTTAAAACCCGCGATGGTTTTATCATTGTTACCCTCTTCTGGACCGTTTTAAGTATCATTAGCGCCCTGCCACTTCATCTTTCATCGGCGCTCCAAGTCCCGCTCACGCACGCAATATTTGAGGCAACCTCAGGGTTTACCACAACCGGCGCAACTGTCCTTGTCGGGCTTGATCATCTGCCTAAATCCATTCTTTGGTATCGCACCCAACTTCACTTTTTTGGCGGGATGGGGATCATCATTTTAGCCGTGGCGATTATGCCTCTTTTAGGCATGGGGGGCATGGCACTCTTTAAAGCGGAAGCCTCTGGCATGGTCAAAGAGGATAAAATCACCCCTCGAATCGCTCAAACGGCGCGAAGCCTCTGGGCGGTATACCTCATACTTTTAATTTTATGTGCACTCACTTATCTTATCGGCGGAATGGATCTCTTTGATGCGGTCACACATGCCTTTACCACCATTGCAACGGCAGGCTTTTCCAATTACGATGCAAGCCTTGGCCATTTTAATAGTAAATTTATCGAGAGCAGCGCGATTCTCTTTATGTTTTTAGGTAGCATCAACTTTACCGTTCACATTCTGGCATTTCGTAAACAAAATATTCGCTACTACCTCAATAATACGGAACTGCGTACCTTTTTCACCATCTGCGTCAGCGCCATTGGAATCATCGGCATTACCCTCTATCATCATGGCGTTTTTCATTCATTTTGGGAAGCGCTCCATCAGGCGGCATTTGCGGTGATGGCGATGATTACCACAACCGGTCTTTCCATCAGCGCCTTTAGCGAGTGGCCCACCTTTATTCCGCTTCTCATTATCTTTCTATCCTTTATTGGAGGCTGCGCAGGATCAACCGCCGGCGGCATTAAAGTGATCCGCATTATTCTATTGACCAAACAAGCACTTCGCGAAATTAAACTCCTCATCCACCCCCATGCAAAACTACCAATCAAGATTAATAATCGCCTCATTCCGCACAATGTTCTCGGAAGTGTTTGGGCATTTTTGGGGCTCTACGCCTTCTCAACCGGCGTGTTAACCATCATTGTTACAGGCTTTGGATTAAGCCCGCTCGATGCCTTTTCAGCCGTTGCTGCGTGCTTAAATATCACCGGCCCTGGACTTGGTGAGGTAGCAAATAACTATCAATCGCTTTCCAATGGAACGCTCTCCACGCTCATTTTTACCATGCTCTTAGGGCGCCTTGAGATCTTTACCATCTTCGTGCTCTTAATGCCAAGTTTCTGGCGCAATTAGATCGCCCCCTTTAATAATCGGAAGCAAAAAAGAAGGCATTAACCCGACGTTAATGCCCAAATTAGAAGCCGTTGATTTTAGTAAGTCATCGTAATCAACAAACGATGTTGGATTTTAATGTCTCTTAAAACGTTCTTATCTGCGACGTGGCGCTTCATTCATACGAGGACAATCGCCTTGCATCTGTCCGCGCATCTGCATCGACCCATTTTTCTGATTCATATTCATGCCCCGCATCGATTGACCATTCATTCGATCAGAGCGATTCATGTTTTTCGCGTAATGGCGACCTTGATGATGTTTCTGCCCTTTCATATGATGACGATTATTCCCCATCATATTGGCCTTTTGC encodes:
- a CDS encoding NAD(P)-dependent glycerol-3-phosphate dehydrogenase, with protein sequence MSDLQHYPKIAVLGAGSWGTALAMHTALEFPTMLWSHDEAHAKTMIEERANHHYLPNIAFPPLLQASSSFEETVLDADLILLAIPSTAFTETLKRLQALHLDSLPPVLCATKGIDHDTNGFLSATFAHHFPNAEYAVLSGPSFAKEVALKHPTAIAIASDSEATIDFFIPYFHHNTLRVYGNSDIKGVQLAGAYKNVIAIATGISDGLGFGANARAALITRGLAEMSRLGVALGGDLITFMGLAGMGDLVLTATDNQSRNRRFGLLLGEGITAEEAFIKIGQVVEGTNIVKNIYALGKEYGIDLPIVNQVYNILHKNVLPMTSLKELLAREQKSE
- a CDS encoding potassium transporter TrkG, coding for MRNQLTIIGKIMGIFISSFSFTYLIPVLISLIYRDHQARYFLITFAITLILGLSLYLPFRKAKARLKTRDGFIIVTLFWTVLSIISALPLHLSSALQVPLTHAIFEATSGFTTTGATVLVGLDHLPKSILWYRTQLHFFGGMGIIILAVAIMPLLGMGGMALFKAEASGMVKEDKITPRIAQTARSLWAVYLILLILCALTYLIGGMDLFDAVTHAFTTIATAGFSNYDASLGHFNSKFIESSAILFMFLGSINFTVHILAFRKQNIRYYLNNTELRTFFTICVSAIGIIGITLYHHGVFHSFWEALHQAAFAVMAMITTTGLSISAFSEWPTFIPLLIIFLSFIGGCAGSTAGGIKVIRIILLTKQALREIKLLIHPHAKLPIKINNRLIPHNVLGSVWAFLGLYAFSTGVLTIIVTGFGLSPLDAFSAVAACLNITGPGLGEVANNYQSLSNGTLSTLIFTMLLGRLEIFTIFVLLMPSFWRN